The following nucleotide sequence is from Pedococcus aerophilus.
CGGCCGCGACGGTCACCGAGGCACCGAGCTCACGGGCGCGCAGCACCATGACCGGCAGGACCGCGCCCTGACCGACCGCCGCGAGGACCGTCGGGCCGAACGCCGGGACCGCGATGGCCCGGAGGCTAAAGGAGTCCGTGGCGGGGGCCGCCCGGTCGGGTCGTGGTCCTGGTCGTCGGGTGGAGTCGGTCATCGCCCACCATTCTCGTCCGCGGTCCGGGTCAGCGCTCGACGGGCTCGCGGGACGGACTACGTTCGGAGCATGGCTTTCCTCGTGCCGGCGCGGTTCAGCGGTCCTCCCGAGTCGGGCAACGGCGGCTGGGTCAGCGGCCACCTCGCGCAGGACGTGACCACGTCCCCCGACCTGCCCGCGGTGACGGTGCGGCTGCGGACTCCCCCGCCGCTCGACCGCGCGATGGCGGCCCGGACCGTCCCGAGGGGGCCCGACGGCGCGAGCACCGTGGAGCTCTTCGACGGCGACCTGCTGGTGGCACAGGCACAGGCCGCGCAGGGGCCGTCACGGGACGGCATACCGGGGCCGGTGTCGTTCGTGGCCGCGCAGGCAGCCGGCGAACGCTACGAAGGACTCGAGGGCCACCCCTTCCCCACCTGCTACTCGTGCGGCACCGGCCGCTCGGCCGACGACGGCCTGCGCCTGCAGCCCGGACGGGTCAACGGTTCCGACACGTACGCGTGCGCCTGGGTCCCGGCCGACGACGTGGACGCGGAGACCGTCTGGGCCGCGCTGGACTGCCCGGGCGGCTGGGCCTCCGGCATCGCCGGCCGGCCCATGGTCCTCGGCACCATGACCGCCCGGGTCGACTCGCTGCCCTCCGTGGGCGAGCCCCACGTCGTCATGGCGTGGCAGCGCGGCGAGGAGGGGCGCAAGCACCACAGCGGCACCGCCCTGTATGCCGCCGACGGCACCCTGCTCGCGCAGGCCGAGGCCACCTGGATCGCCATCGACCCCACCACCATCCGTCCCGCCAGCCCCGCAGGAGGCACCGCATGACCACTCCCCTCGCCGTCGTCACCGGGGCCAGCAGCGGCATCGGTGCCGCCACCGCCCGCCAGCTCGCGGCCGCGGGGTACGAGGTGGTGTGCGCCGCCCGCCGGGCCGACCGCATCGAGGCGCTCGCAGCAGAGATCGGCGGCCGGGCGGTGACCTGCGACGTGTCGGACGCGAGCGACGTCGCAGCGCTCGCAGCGGCGGTGGGCGACCGGCTCGAGGTCCTCGTCAACAACGCCGGCGGCGCGCTCGGCCTCGCACCGGCGGCGTCGACCGACGTCGAGGACTGGCGCGGGATGTACGAGTCCAACGTGATCGGGACGCTCCAGGTCACCCAGGCCCTGCTGCCGGCCCTGGTCGCGTCCGGCGCCGGCACCATCGTGAACGTCGGGTCGATCGCTGGGCGCACGGTCTACGAGGGCGGCTCGGGGTACACCGCCGCCAAGCACGCCGTCGCCGTCCTGACCGAGACGCTGCGCCTCGAGCTCGTCGACCAGCCGGTGCGGATCACCGAGGTCGCCCCGGGCATGGTGAAGACCGAGGAGTTCTCGCTGACGAGGTTCGGCGGCGACCAGGAGCGGGCCGACGCCGTCTACGCCGGGGT
It contains:
- a CDS encoding SDR family NAD(P)-dependent oxidoreductase; protein product: MTTPLAVVTGASSGIGAATARQLAAAGYEVVCAARRADRIEALAAEIGGRAVTCDVSDASDVAALAAAVGDRLEVLVNNAGGALGLAPAASTDVEDWRGMYESNVIGTLQVTQALLPALVASGAGTIVNVGSIAGRTVYEGGSGYTAAKHAVAVLTETLRLELVDQPVRITEVAPGMVKTEEFSLTRFGGDQERADAVYAGVAEPLVADDVAEAVVWMVQRPAHVNIDLLVIKPRAQAAAHKVHRES